Within the Mixophyes fleayi isolate aMixFle1 chromosome 5, aMixFle1.hap1, whole genome shotgun sequence genome, the region TTTAAAAGGTTAGAGACTGCTCGTAAAGTCATGTAGTTTAATGGTAGTCGTTAAGGGATCCTTTGTCCTTTAGTGCTGATGGTTTTTTGATATTTAATGATATAGCAGTATATTTATCCGGGGAACTCGAATCATTATCTCACCAGCAAATTTCCCTAGACTAAGAAGCAATATTTTGGAAAAGATAGTACAAACCTTCAGAGGTCCAGAATTGGACCTTTTCGTGAACCCTTCCAATGCTCAGACACCTCactttgtttgcaaaatatggTTGAAGAGGAATGGATGCAATGTGCTTCTCTTTGGTGGAACTCAGGCATCTCTAAGCCTTTCCCCCAGCAGCTCTGTTGTTGAAAGTCCTGCACAAAATCAGAGATGGAACAGGTGTTACAAATAGTTCTGGTACTGTATGTCTAGTGTGGCCATCCAGAGTTTGGTTTCCCCCTATcaggccaggggcaaacgcaggatttgtagaggggggtctccacaccacgccgccagtgggcgtgaccagcatgcatgggggcgtagctataattttagacagtgcttggctgctctccaactcttcctatccccataatatacatgggcaatgctgcatgcactactgttaggtgcacacagctctcccttttcaagcagagctgtgtgaagcggaagcagggtccagccacctcaattatacagagccccaggcttggaggggggtcttCAGGCACTAgaaaccgccccccccccccccccccccccggtttgcctatgcaggCAGCTGCACAAGCATCCCAAAATTCATCTAGGGTTGTCCAAGACCTGTTGGAGACACTGCCTCAATGCATGTGGATGTCAACATTACTATATCTAGTGTTAGCACTCACCCACAAAGGAGTTGAGTAACGCTTCCTTGAGGCCTCCTTGATATTGCAAAATAATTAAAGAATTTGACCTTTGGCGGTCTCAGATGAACTCCACTCACATCTTGTCCCTTCTACATTTAGTCCTGGACTTTTTAGCTACTAAATACGAAGCAGGGTTGGCTTTGACTAAATCTTATGGCGCTGCGCTTACTCTAGTACTTCTCCGCTTATCGGAGAATAAGTTATACCTTCTCTCGCTGCATTGTATCTACCTCTCAAGATGTATTTTTCCTAGGTACGTCAACACAAGGGACATAGGTGCTCTCTTTGCCATTTTGGCTTCAGTGAAGACAGGTTCtaatatctatcatctatctttTAAATTAGCATCTTTGCTAGCACTAGTCTTTGTGGTTAGGAATGCAGAATTTGCTGTCATTAATACCTATTGcacaaaaaatatatcacatataaaataaaggtatcactcctataatacttttgtctttttttgacacaaaagtatttaacatcacatggtTAAGGATTTGAAAGATATCAGCAGATAATAGTATTTCCCCATGATATTCTGTCACATACACTGCTAGAGCCCACTAGAGCTTGTCGCACACATAAATCATAAACTTTAACAGCAAGTTCATTACATTGTGGTGcaaacccacaacaaccaatCACACTCCTCATGGCACCAGACAGagaaaagctaattgctgattggttgctgttgctCAGCGCAAATCTCTCACCCAttctgcacctaaatgcaatatcCAAGTTCATGTCCTGATCAGCATAAATCTGAATTAACTCCGCTTGtgagaaaaaaatggaaataaattttAACATGAGGTTTTAGTTcactttctaagcaagagaaatggcCTATAAACTATAAATTGAATAAAGTCCCATCATTGTCATATTAAATGATAGACAAAAAATATAGAGATATCATATATCCTTATGATTATATATCTGAATGTCCATAAACCTTAAATACAGTCCTTCTTTTTCAagaaaggcagcacggtggctcagtggttagcacttctgcctcacagcactggggtcatgagttcgattcccaaccatggccttatctgtgtggagtttgtatgttctccccgtgtttgcgtgggtttcctccaggtgctccggtttcctcccctactccaaaaacatactagtaggttaattggctactgttaaattgcccttagtttctcttggtctgtgtgagtgtatgttaggggatttagattgtaagctccaatggggcagggactgatgtgaatgagttctctgtgcggcgctgcagaactagtggtgctatataaataaatagatgatgatgatgaagaaagaaACCCAATCCATATCTGGCAGAACATAGTTCTTTCATTGTCCAGGTTACATAACAGTAACAGCTAATAAACTGAGTACAGTAGATTACGCCTGCTTGTCCCTTCAGACTGTACTAGACGTCTGGAGATGTGGTTATTTGCAGGCATTCCTCATATGCTCAGATGAGTAATCAGTTCCTCTGACACAAATCACTTCCATGAGCTGGATGGAAAACGCATTCCttctttttttgcaaacattCATTAGATCGCCACCTAGTGGACGTTATCCGGACTTTGTTTGGGAATACTGGTGGGTGGCAGCAGGTATGTAGGAATCGTCATGATCTGAACAACTGCCCAACTCAGAGGGATTAACCAATAGGATTCCACCTGTCCTGACTGTGTTCTATATATGGACAGGCTGGAGCCAGGGTGAGAAACACAGACAGCTTATCCTTACAAGATTGGAAGTCACCAAAACTCTGCTGCAGCCTTTGAAACAACCATGATCTGCCTAAGGAGCCTGCTTCCAGCCCTGTGCATGCTGCTGTTGGTCCAGAAAGTAAGTGGCATTAAGTATAAAGCTATATTAGGCTGCAGAATAAAATTATATAGATACAGTCATTTAAGAGATACATTTtggaaacatttaaaatgttaaataaatacatttttataatgatGATTAAAATTAATTTAGTAGTATATTACTAATGAAATATGCATAAcattaaatgaattattaatattaaataagttttggtatgtttttgtattttcatttacTAGTAATTTATTAATTGATGTGGCTTCAATGGAAATACCTGGCagaattaatagtccctacttacaacattttatataaatgataaaCTTGAGTTTATACAACACCATCTAAATGGGAAAACTATAATTTGATACTTTCCTTTTCACCTGATGGATAATTATATTACTACTACAGTAATTTGGACCACCTTAGGCAATTGATGTTACTGGTAGTGTCTGACATGCACTTCGTTTGTTGTTTGCACTTTGAGTCTTTTAAACCAAACACAGAGTAATCCATTCCCTTCCATAGCTTAGCCAAAAGTTCTTAGTTATGTTTATGAATTGATTTTTAAATGAGCGCCAACAGGCTTTGCATGTACGCAAAGCGGACAAAGTGGACAAAGTGCTTGTCTGACACTACTGTAACTATTAGACGGATCGCTAATTGTGTATAGTGTGACGTGGGTCGTATTgtaagtgtatatttttttctaaatagtaaATCTGTAGATTAGACAGAGTTTATGGTTACAGAAGGCTTCTGAAAAGTGGTACAAGAACAAAATAACATATATGTGTGtcgtggggggtattcaattgtttcttttaacgtgctaaaaccaaaaaaaacgagcgctctaaaaaaacttcatattatacggtaattttgcgcgcgtaaacagttaatacggtacttactcgctgccagcgggctgaatttcagctcgctgctcagggagctgcgagatgaaatttagcgagtaattaccgtattaacggtaatatttttagagcgctcgttttttttggttttagcgcgttaaaacaaacaattgaataccccccataatagAATCATaaggataaatatatattataaaatctcACAGTAATAGCAAATGCAGTGAAAATTTGTAATATGGTCATTTCAGTTTTGCTATCCTCAGTTTCAGAATCACGGCatacataggggggggggggttcagagtAACTCTGCTGAAAATACATTAAACTATATCATTAAATTCCTGCAGCCAGTTCTAGCCAGCTATAACTGTATATGACCACTCACTGTCAATGGTAAGAGAAAACTGAGACATGTGCACGTGATACCCTACATGTCTGCGTTAGAGCACAGATATGTATTGTATGATTCTTGATATTGTGCCAAAAACACATGGGTATGTAGCATGCTGGTCACACGCTCACACACGGTATGTAGGTGCTATCTCTGGTTATATATTGCTCACAAGAGCTAATAAAAAGTGTGTAGAGCCCCCTTTGTGTATAAATATTGTGTTACTCAAGACAACCAGATTGCTTTCGTTTTCCAAACTgcactagaaaatgacagctaggatctgattgattgttatgagttgcacaaaattaaataagccccagacttttttttattagggagagtaaagaacgtTTTAAACCTACCCCAACATTCTACAGGATGCTGGGTGCTTTGTAGACTATTGTCTATTTGTGATATATATGTTAAGTCAATTCTCTCTGTTTATCCTGCAGGTAACTTCTCAGAGATGCCCATCGCAGTGCGGGCGGTGCCCGGACGAGCCGCCTAGTTGTGCCCCCGATGTGCCCGTCATGCTGGACGGCTGTGCCTGCTGTCCCGTATGTGCCCGACAACAGGGAGAGAGCTGCTCCGAAGTGCACCCATGTCAAGAGGACCTGGGTCTATACTGCGACTTCAACGCGGAGCCGAGAACCAGTGTCGGCATTTGCATGGGTAGGTACATGGTAAGAGGCCAGGTGTGGACTTTTGTAGAAGAGCTGTACAGTTTACTTGTCCACTcgcccagaatgtccgggagagtcccAAATTTCGAGTACCTCCCCCGGACCTCCGGGAACGCAGGGCACCCTCTCACTTCCTGCCCTCGTGGGGTGGATGGGGACTTTGATGTTGGGATCCTCAGTGAATCGTGTCCGATTCGTGGCACGATTACGTATTATGGCTTAAGGGTGGGTTCAAAATGAGATTATTTGTATTGCCTTGactcctcaccccccccccccccatcccccttgtgagtctcccagaggggagagtcAGAAAGTTTGCTAGTGCAGTGTACTGTAGCAACTCAAATGTTTTTGTAAATGAAGTTTCATAGAGAAAGTTATTTTCATGTGCTCCCTTCACTTCCTGTTCTGTAAGGAGTATTAAGGTTTGTAGATTTCTAGAGCTCTATTATGCAGATGTACATGGGGATGGTTCACTGTCATTTTTAGTCATTCGGGTTTTATTTCTGCTACACCAGCACTCGAAGGAAACAAATGTGTGTTAAATGGGGTCGTATATCGCAACGGTGAAACGTTCCAGCCCAGCTGTAAATATCACTGTACGTGCCAGGACGGGCAGATCGGCTGTGTCCCAAGGTGCAACCTGGACCTACAGCTCCCGGGACCGGACTGCCCCTTCCCAAGGAAGGTGAAGGTCCCAGGAGAGTGCTGTGAAAAGTGGGTCTGTGATTCCAAAGAAGAGGTGGCTATTGGGGGCTTTGCTATGGCTGGTAAGAGACAGTTTTCATTGGTCATTTTTTATGCATGTATTTATGAAAATGCACAATTATAAAGtaacattaaaaaaattgctGCATGCTAGAAAGCTCATTGCTGGTACACCCTGTAAATTAGATATTTTGACTTGCCAAAGACAACCTAAACATCCGGTAGATAACACAAGCACAGCTGGCACTGATAACCCATGTTACAATCCACCATAAAGATAAAAGTCTGTTAGAATTAATTAAAGCTACATGTTTGCAgagttctagggcctgattcattaaggttcttaacttgagaaacttcttatttcagtctcctggacaaaaccatgttacaatgcaaggggtgcaaattagtattctgttttgcacaaaagttaaatactgactgtttattcgtgtagcacacttgatagcttatatgtacactgaaatttaaagttgatatttgtgtgctacatgaaaaaacagtcagtatttaacttatgtgcaaaacagaatactaatttgcaccccttgcattgtaacatggttttgtccaggagactgaaataagaagtttctcaagttaagatccttaatgaatcggggccTTTAGTCTATGACCAACAGAAGTTAGTTTTTGCAggaatatgtttgtttatttaactGTGTTCTACTGTCCTTGATTACCACCGTACAATAATgtcaacataaaatacatattagttagagatgctcaaactacTTAAGCCAGTTCGAAATTCGATCAATCTGGTTCTATGGACTCCAGCACTTGGTCGACCCAATCTCTTAACTATACCAGAATTCCTTTTCGGTTTAACATCAGTGTGTATTTTATAACTTGTAAGCTGCATTAACTTCAAACTTGGAGTTAGAAATGGCTGAACCAGTCAGCCTTTCTTGAATttatctcaattttttttttctcttgtaaaTGTATTGC harbors:
- the CCN3 gene encoding CCN family member 3, whose product is MICLRSLLPALCMLLLVQKVTSQRCPSQCGRCPDEPPSCAPDVPVMLDGCACCPVCARQQGESCSEVHPCQEDLGLYCDFNAEPRTSVGICMALEGNKCVLNGVVYRNGETFQPSCKYHCTCQDGQIGCVPRCNLDLQLPGPDCPFPRKVKVPGECCEKWVCDSKEEVAIGGFAMAAYRPEATLVVDGSDVGYNCIEQTTEWSACSKTCGMGHSYRVTNRNRRCEMQKQVRLCMVRPCDEESEGLTEKKGKRCVRVKKSERAIHFEDKNCVSVHSYKPKFCGDCTDGRCCTPHSTRTGQVEFQCPNQRIVKKPVMFINTCVCHSNCPRDTSLLQTDNAMFPGLRI